In Malus sylvestris chromosome 15, drMalSylv7.2, whole genome shotgun sequence, a single genomic region encodes these proteins:
- the LOC126601617 gene encoding cytokinin riboside 5'-monophosphate phosphoribohydrolase LOG3-like, with translation MEHQQQTAMKSRFSRICVFCGSSAGKNPSYQLSAIKLGKELVERSIDLVYGGGSIGLMGQVSQVVYDGGRHVLGVIPTTLMPREITGEPVGEVRAVSGMHQRKAEMARQADAFIALPGGYGTLEELLEVITWAQLGIHDKPVGLLNVDGYYNSLLSFIDKAVDEGFIDPAARHIIVSAETPHELMCKLEEYAPKHCGLSWEMEQQLENTAKSDIAR, from the exons ATGGAACATCAGCAGCAGACTGCAATGAAATCGAGATTCAGCCGTATCTGCGTTTTCTGTGGCAGCAGTGCTGGCAAGAACCCGAGCTACCAGCTCTCTGCCATTAAACTCGGCAAAGAATTG GTTGAAAGGAGCATCGACTTGGTTTATGGAGGAGGAAGCATTGGATTGATGGGTCAGGTCTCCCAAGTTGTCTATGATGGTGGCCGCCACGTGTTGGG AGTAATTCCCACAACTCTCATGCCAAGAGAG ATCACAGGAGAGCCAGTGGGAGAAGTAAGAGCTGTATCAGGCATGCACCAACGCAAAGCAGAAATGGCTCGCCAAGCTGATGCCTTTATTGCCTTGCCAG GTGGCTATGGTACCTTGGAGGAACTGTTGGAAGTGATCACTTGGGCACAGTTGGGAATCCATGACAAACCG GTGGGGTTGTTAAATGTGGATGGATACTACAACTCACTGCTATCCTTCATAGACAAGGCTGTGGATGAAGGTTTCATTGACCCTGCAGCTCGACATATTATTGTCTCTGCCGAAACTCCCCACGAACTCATGTGCAAACTAGAG GAATATGCTCCAAAGCATTGTGGACTGAGTTGGGAGATGGAGCAACAACTGGAAAACACGGCAAAGTCAGACATTGCACGTTGA
- the LOC126603142 gene encoding 5'-3' exoribonuclease 3-like isoform X2 — protein sequence MGVPAFYRWLAEKYPLVIVDVVEEEPVVIDDVSIPVDTSKPNPNGLEYDNLYLDMNGIIHPCFHPEDRPSPSTFDEVFQCMFDYIDRLFVMVRPRKLLYMAIDGVAPRAKMNQQRSRRFRAAKDASDAAAEEERLREEFEMEGRKLPPKQQSQVVDSNVITPGTQFMAVLSVALQYYIHLRLNNDPGWKNVKVILSDANVPGEGEHKIMSYVRLQRNLPGYDPNTRHCLYGLDADLIMLALATHEVHFSILREVVFTPGQQDKCFICGQVGHLAANCEGKAKRKAGEFDEKADAEAVPKKPYQFLNIWTLREYLEYEMRIPNTQFEIDFECIVDDFIFMCFFVGNDFLPHMPTLEIREGAINLLLAVYKKEFKSLGGYLTDGSKPNLSRVEHFIQAVGSYEDKIFQKRARLHQRQADRIKREKGQLRRGDDAAPQVQPDSLVPVSRFQGSRLASGHTASPYQQSGKSSDQGNPRKVARLSSEMSTVGAAIVEAEDSLELDEHGNKEDMKAKLKEILREKSDAFNSGNPNVDKVKLGEPGWKDRYYEEKFSAKTPEERDAIRKDVVLRYTEGLCWVMHYYYEGVCSWQWFYPYHYAPFASDLKDLGQLNISFDLGSPFKPFNQLLGVFPAASSHALPEQYRKLMTDPNSPLIDFYPIDFEVDMNGKRYAWQGIAKLPFIDEDRLLCEVEKLEHTLTEEETRRNSVMFEMLFVTSSHPLSVSIYSLDNRCKQLTDKERVEVKEQIDPKYSEGMNGYLSPCTGEPCPPVFRSPVESMEDIVDNQVICAIYRLPDVHKHITRPPAGVIFPKKTVTVGDLKPLPPLWHEDTGRKPWHEDSGRKPYENSSSRQNPGAISGRQLGESAHRLVVNSLQANGYGNQTHSHRPSYAEPQYYPAHPSYANNRGYDQGHNRMPPPRAIHHPQHQHRASNISTFPSHGDRGYNVPLSSAAGHRFQNRSRTQHHERNSGHVYYESGNHQNDGPIYPERPILQTPPGVSAAPYPGGYNNYQSYQPSGTPSHHGIDGRVPPVSHNPGRGHSRPQQSGNQYSGLDRRGNRRPPPPQAGYGHK from the exons ATGGGAGTTCCGGCGTTCTACCGGTGGTTGGCGGAGAAGTACCCGCTTGTGATTGTCGACGTCGTGGAAGAAGAGCCCGTCGTGATAGATGACGTATCGATTCCGGTCGACACCAGTAAACCAAACCCTAATGGGTTGGAATACGATAATCTGTATCTCGACATGAACGGGATTATTCACCCCTGTTTCCACCCAGAAGATAGG CCTTCTCCCTCGACATTCGACGAGGTATTCCAGTGCATGTTTGATTATATTGACAGACTGTTTGTGATGGTTCGGCCTCGAAAGCTATTGTACATGGCTATTG ATGGTGTTGCCCCCAGGGCAAAAATGAATCAACAGCGGTCTCGGCGATTTAGAGCTGCGAAAGATGCATCAGACGCG GCAGCTGAAGAAGAAAGGCTGCGTGAGGAGTTTGAAATGGAGGGGAGAAAACTTCCTCCAAAACAGCAGTCGCAAGTTGTTGATTCCAATGTCATCACTCCTGGAACTCAATTTATGGCTGTTTTGTCAGTAGCATTGCAGTATTACATTCATCTCAGATTAAACAACGACCCAGGATGGAAAAATGTTAAG GTTATTCTTTCCGATGCAAATGTTCCAGGTGAAGGTGAACACAAAATTATGTCTTATGTACGTCTTCAAAGAAATCTTCCTGGTTATGATCCAAATACACGCCATTGTCTCTATGGTTTG GATGCTGATTTGATTATGCTTGCTTTGGCTACCCATGAAGTTCATTTTTCAATTCTTCGAGAG GTTGTTTTCACCCCCGGACAGCAAGACAAATGCTTCATATGTGGTCAGGTGGGTCATTTAGCAGCAAATTGTGAAGGTAAGGCGAAACGGAAGGCTGGAGAGTTTGATGAGAAAGCTGATGCTGAGGCCGTTCCCAAGAAGCCGTACCAG TTTCTTAACATCTGGACTCTTAGAGAATATTTGGAATATGAGATGAGAATTCCCAATACCCAATTCGAGATTGATTTTGAGTGCATTGTGGATGATTTCATATTCATGTGTTTCTTTGTTGGCAACGATTTCTTACCACACATGCCCACACTGGAAATTCGTGAg GGTGCAATCAATTTGCTTTTGGCTGTATACAAGAAAGAATTTAAGTCATTGGGTGGATACCTGACTGATGGAAGCAAG ccAAATTTGAGTCGGGTAGAGCATTTCATCCAAGCAGTTGGATCTTATGAAGATAAAATATTTCAGAAAAGAGCTCGATTGCATCAG CGTCAGGCAGACAGAATAAAGCGTGAAAAAGGGCAATTAAGAAGAGGAGATGATGCAGCGCCTCAAGTGCAACCAGATTCATTGGTTCCAGTTTCTCGGTTTCAGGGATCTCGTCTTGCGTCAGGTCATACAGCTTCACCCTATCAACAATCTGGAAAATCTAGTGATCAAGGAAATCCTCGAAAGGTTGCACGTTTGTCTTCAGAGATGTCAACTGTCGGTGCTGCTATTGTTGAAGCTGAGGACAGTCTTGAACTAGAT gaACATGGAAACAAAGAAGACATGAAAGCAAAGCTGAAGGAGATTCTTCGTGAGAAATCTGATGCTTTTAACTCTGGAAATCCCAACGTAGACAAG GTTAAATTGGGAGAACCTGGATGGAAAGATAGGTATTATGAAGAGAAGTTTTCTGCAAAAACTCCTGAAGAACGTGATGCAATTCGAAAAGATGTT GTTTTGCGATACACTGAAGGTCTGTGTTGGGTGATGCACTATTATTATGAAGGTGTTTGCTCGTGGCAGTG gttTTACCCCTATCACTATGCACCCTTTGCTTCTGATCTGAAGGACCTTGGTCAGCTAAATATAAGTTTCGATTTGGGCTCTCCTTTTAAACCGTTCAATCAGCTATTGGGAGTTTTTCCTGCTGCAAG CTCCCATGCTCTTCCTGAGCAGTACAGGAAGTTGATGACTGATCCAAATTCACCTCTGATTGATTTTTACCCTATTG ACTTTGAAGTGGATATGAATGGGAAGCGGTATGCATGGCAG GGTATTGCAAAGCTGCCTTTTATTGATGAAGACCGCCTTCTATGTGAGGTTGAAAAACTCGAACATACATTGACG GAGGAGGAGACAAGGAGAAATAGTGTGATGTTCGAGATGCTTTTTGTGACATCGTCTCATCCTCTATCTGTAAGCATATATTCTCTGGACAATCGATGCAAGCAGTTGACAGACAAAGAACGAGTTGAAGTTAAGGAGCAGATTGATCCCAAGTACAG TGAAGGGATGAACGGTTATTTGTCTCCATGTACTGGAGAGCCTTGCCCTCCGGTTTTCCGGTCTCCTGTTGAAAGCATGGAGGATATTGTGGACAACCAAGTAAT ATGTGCGATATACAGACTACCTGATGTACATAAGCATATAACTCGACCACCGGCAGGTGTTATATTCCCGAAGAAG ACTGTTACAGTGGGGGATCTGAAGCCATTACCTCCTTTATGGCATGAAGACACCGGGCGAAAGCCTTGGCATGAAGATTCTGGGCGGAAGCCATATGAAAATTCGAG TTCCAGGCAGAACCCAGGAGCTATTTCTGGAAGACAGCTCGGGGAATCGGCACATCGCCTTGTTGTTAATAGCTTACAGGCTAATGGGTATGGCAATCAGACGCATTCCCATCGACCATCTTATGCCGAGCCTCAGTATTATCCAGCACACCCTTCCTACGCAAATAACAGAGGCTATGATCAGGGACACAATAGAATGCCACCACCTAGGGCAATCCACCATCCTCAACATCAACACCGAGCTTCGAATATTAGTACATTCCCAAGTCACGGTGACCGTGGGTATAATGTACCGCTTTCTTCGGCAGCTGGCCATCGCTTTCAGAACAGGTCTCGTACCCAGCACCACGAAAGGAATTCTGGGCATGTATACTACGAATCAGGAAATCACCAGAACGATGGGCCAATCTACCCTGAGAGACCAATTCTACAAACTCCACCGGGGGTCAGTGCTGCTCCTTATCCAGGTGGCTATAACAACTATCAGAGTTACCAACCATCTGGAACGCCTAGCCATCATGGTATTGATGGCCGGGTTCCACCGGTCAGCCATAACCCGGGCAGAGGTCATAGCCGCCCTCAACAATCCGGAAACCAATACTCTGGATTGGACAGAAGAGGAAATAGGAGACCACCTCCACCCCAGGCTGGGTATGGCCACAAGTAG
- the LOC126603142 gene encoding 5'-3' exoribonuclease 3-like isoform X1, with the protein MGVPAFYRWLAEKYPLVIVDVVEEEPVVIDDVSIPVDTSKPNPNGLEYDNLYLDMNGIIHPCFHPEDRPSPSTFDEVFQCMFDYIDRLFVMVRPRKLLYMAIDGVAPRAKMNQQRSRRFRAAKDASDAAAEEERLREEFEMEGRKLPPKQQSQVVDSNVITPGTQFMAVLSVALQYYIHLRLNNDPGWKNVKVILSDANVPGEGEHKIMSYVRLQRNLPGYDPNTRHCLYGLDADLIMLALATHEVHFSILREVVFTPGQQDKCFICGQVGHLAANCEGKAKRKAGEFDEKADAEAVPKKPYQFLNIWTLREYLEYEMRIPNTQFEIDFECIVDDFIFMCFFVGNDFLPHMPTLEIREGAINLLLAVYKKEFKSLGGYLTDGSKPNLSRVEHFIQAVGSYEDKIFQKRARLHQRQADRIKREKGQLRRGDDAAPQVQPDSLVPVSRFQGSRLASGHTASPYQQSGKSSDQGNPRKVARLSSEMSTVGAAIVEAEDSLELDEHGNKEDMKAKLKEILREKSDAFNSGNPNVDKVKLGEPGWKDRYYEEKFSAKTPEERDAIRKDVVLRYTEGLCWVMHYYYEGVCSWQWFYPYHYAPFASDLKDLGQLNISFDLGSPFKPFNQLLGVFPAASSHALPEQYRKLMTDPNSPLIDFYPIDFEVDMNGKRYAWQGIAKLPFIDEDRLLCEVEKLEHTLTEEETRRNSVMFEMLFVTSSHPLSVSIYSLDNRCKQLTDKERVEVKEQIDPKYRDACSEGMNGYLSPCTGEPCPPVFRSPVESMEDIVDNQVICAIYRLPDVHKHITRPPAGVIFPKKTVTVGDLKPLPPLWHEDTGRKPWHEDSGRKPYENSSSRQNPGAISGRQLGESAHRLVVNSLQANGYGNQTHSHRPSYAEPQYYPAHPSYANNRGYDQGHNRMPPPRAIHHPQHQHRASNISTFPSHGDRGYNVPLSSAAGHRFQNRSRTQHHERNSGHVYYESGNHQNDGPIYPERPILQTPPGVSAAPYPGGYNNYQSYQPSGTPSHHGIDGRVPPVSHNPGRGHSRPQQSGNQYSGLDRRGNRRPPPPQAGYGHK; encoded by the exons ATGGGAGTTCCGGCGTTCTACCGGTGGTTGGCGGAGAAGTACCCGCTTGTGATTGTCGACGTCGTGGAAGAAGAGCCCGTCGTGATAGATGACGTATCGATTCCGGTCGACACCAGTAAACCAAACCCTAATGGGTTGGAATACGATAATCTGTATCTCGACATGAACGGGATTATTCACCCCTGTTTCCACCCAGAAGATAGG CCTTCTCCCTCGACATTCGACGAGGTATTCCAGTGCATGTTTGATTATATTGACAGACTGTTTGTGATGGTTCGGCCTCGAAAGCTATTGTACATGGCTATTG ATGGTGTTGCCCCCAGGGCAAAAATGAATCAACAGCGGTCTCGGCGATTTAGAGCTGCGAAAGATGCATCAGACGCG GCAGCTGAAGAAGAAAGGCTGCGTGAGGAGTTTGAAATGGAGGGGAGAAAACTTCCTCCAAAACAGCAGTCGCAAGTTGTTGATTCCAATGTCATCACTCCTGGAACTCAATTTATGGCTGTTTTGTCAGTAGCATTGCAGTATTACATTCATCTCAGATTAAACAACGACCCAGGATGGAAAAATGTTAAG GTTATTCTTTCCGATGCAAATGTTCCAGGTGAAGGTGAACACAAAATTATGTCTTATGTACGTCTTCAAAGAAATCTTCCTGGTTATGATCCAAATACACGCCATTGTCTCTATGGTTTG GATGCTGATTTGATTATGCTTGCTTTGGCTACCCATGAAGTTCATTTTTCAATTCTTCGAGAG GTTGTTTTCACCCCCGGACAGCAAGACAAATGCTTCATATGTGGTCAGGTGGGTCATTTAGCAGCAAATTGTGAAGGTAAGGCGAAACGGAAGGCTGGAGAGTTTGATGAGAAAGCTGATGCTGAGGCCGTTCCCAAGAAGCCGTACCAG TTTCTTAACATCTGGACTCTTAGAGAATATTTGGAATATGAGATGAGAATTCCCAATACCCAATTCGAGATTGATTTTGAGTGCATTGTGGATGATTTCATATTCATGTGTTTCTTTGTTGGCAACGATTTCTTACCACACATGCCCACACTGGAAATTCGTGAg GGTGCAATCAATTTGCTTTTGGCTGTATACAAGAAAGAATTTAAGTCATTGGGTGGATACCTGACTGATGGAAGCAAG ccAAATTTGAGTCGGGTAGAGCATTTCATCCAAGCAGTTGGATCTTATGAAGATAAAATATTTCAGAAAAGAGCTCGATTGCATCAG CGTCAGGCAGACAGAATAAAGCGTGAAAAAGGGCAATTAAGAAGAGGAGATGATGCAGCGCCTCAAGTGCAACCAGATTCATTGGTTCCAGTTTCTCGGTTTCAGGGATCTCGTCTTGCGTCAGGTCATACAGCTTCACCCTATCAACAATCTGGAAAATCTAGTGATCAAGGAAATCCTCGAAAGGTTGCACGTTTGTCTTCAGAGATGTCAACTGTCGGTGCTGCTATTGTTGAAGCTGAGGACAGTCTTGAACTAGAT gaACATGGAAACAAAGAAGACATGAAAGCAAAGCTGAAGGAGATTCTTCGTGAGAAATCTGATGCTTTTAACTCTGGAAATCCCAACGTAGACAAG GTTAAATTGGGAGAACCTGGATGGAAAGATAGGTATTATGAAGAGAAGTTTTCTGCAAAAACTCCTGAAGAACGTGATGCAATTCGAAAAGATGTT GTTTTGCGATACACTGAAGGTCTGTGTTGGGTGATGCACTATTATTATGAAGGTGTTTGCTCGTGGCAGTG gttTTACCCCTATCACTATGCACCCTTTGCTTCTGATCTGAAGGACCTTGGTCAGCTAAATATAAGTTTCGATTTGGGCTCTCCTTTTAAACCGTTCAATCAGCTATTGGGAGTTTTTCCTGCTGCAAG CTCCCATGCTCTTCCTGAGCAGTACAGGAAGTTGATGACTGATCCAAATTCACCTCTGATTGATTTTTACCCTATTG ACTTTGAAGTGGATATGAATGGGAAGCGGTATGCATGGCAG GGTATTGCAAAGCTGCCTTTTATTGATGAAGACCGCCTTCTATGTGAGGTTGAAAAACTCGAACATACATTGACG GAGGAGGAGACAAGGAGAAATAGTGTGATGTTCGAGATGCTTTTTGTGACATCGTCTCATCCTCTATCTGTAAGCATATATTCTCTGGACAATCGATGCAAGCAGTTGACAGACAAAGAACGAGTTGAAGTTAAGGAGCAGATTGATCCCAAGTACAG GGATGCATGCAGTGAAGGGATGAACGGTTATTTGTCTCCATGTACTGGAGAGCCTTGCCCTCCGGTTTTCCGGTCTCCTGTTGAAAGCATGGAGGATATTGTGGACAACCAAGTAAT ATGTGCGATATACAGACTACCTGATGTACATAAGCATATAACTCGACCACCGGCAGGTGTTATATTCCCGAAGAAG ACTGTTACAGTGGGGGATCTGAAGCCATTACCTCCTTTATGGCATGAAGACACCGGGCGAAAGCCTTGGCATGAAGATTCTGGGCGGAAGCCATATGAAAATTCGAG TTCCAGGCAGAACCCAGGAGCTATTTCTGGAAGACAGCTCGGGGAATCGGCACATCGCCTTGTTGTTAATAGCTTACAGGCTAATGGGTATGGCAATCAGACGCATTCCCATCGACCATCTTATGCCGAGCCTCAGTATTATCCAGCACACCCTTCCTACGCAAATAACAGAGGCTATGATCAGGGACACAATAGAATGCCACCACCTAGGGCAATCCACCATCCTCAACATCAACACCGAGCTTCGAATATTAGTACATTCCCAAGTCACGGTGACCGTGGGTATAATGTACCGCTTTCTTCGGCAGCTGGCCATCGCTTTCAGAACAGGTCTCGTACCCAGCACCACGAAAGGAATTCTGGGCATGTATACTACGAATCAGGAAATCACCAGAACGATGGGCCAATCTACCCTGAGAGACCAATTCTACAAACTCCACCGGGGGTCAGTGCTGCTCCTTATCCAGGTGGCTATAACAACTATCAGAGTTACCAACCATCTGGAACGCCTAGCCATCATGGTATTGATGGCCGGGTTCCACCGGTCAGCCATAACCCGGGCAGAGGTCATAGCCGCCCTCAACAATCCGGAAACCAATACTCTGGATTGGACAGAAGAGGAAATAGGAGACCACCTCCACCCCAGGCTGGGTATGGCCACAAGTAG
- the LOC126603143 gene encoding ATP sulfurylase 2-like, whose protein sequence is MSLTIKLHDCHLNLLNNNHLGISKPKTKVPNLKLKFRTKPIYHSDPLLSVVYNSTMHASSTHPPQSAVIKSSLIDPDGGALVDLVVPESQRAAKALEAEALPKVRLTKIDLEWVHVISEGWASPLRGFMREDQYLQSLHFNSLRIEDGSFVNMSLPIVLAIDDETKERIGSSNNVGLVGPGGDLVGVLSSIEIYKHNKEERIARTWGSTAPGLPYVEEVITPAGNWLIGGDLEVLDRVKYNDGLDHYRLSPQQLRKEFDRRQADAVFAFQLRNPVHNGHALLMNDTRRRLLDMGYKNPILLLHPLGGFTKPDDVPLDVRMEQHSKVLEDGVLDPETTIVGIFPSPMHYAGPTEVQWHAKARINAGANFYIVGRDPAGMGHPTEKRDLYDPDHGKKVLSMAPGLEKLNILPFRVAAYDTVEKKMAFFDPSRAKDFLFISGTKMRAYAKSGENPPDGFMCPSGWKVLVNYYKSLQTEEASQQQAVLST, encoded by the exons ATGTCTCTCACCATTAAACTCCACGACTGCCATCTCAATCTCCTCAACAACAACCACCTCGGCATctccaaacccaaaaccaaagtCCCAAACCTCAAGCTCAAATTCCGAACCAAACCCATCTACCACTCCGACCCCTTACTCTCCGTCGTGTACAACTCCACAATGCACGCCTCCTCCACTCACCCGCCTCAATCCGCTGTCATCAAGAGCTCCCTCATCGACCCCGACGGCGGGGCCCTGGTCGATCTCGTGGTGCCGGAGAGCCAGAGAGCTGCTAAGGCTCTGGAGGCGGAGGCGCTGCCCAAGGTGCGGCTGACAAAGATTGATCTCGAGTGGGTCCACGTCATCAGCGAGGGGTGGGCCAGCCCGCTGCGGGGATTTATGAGAGAAGACCAGTACTTGCAGAGCTTGCATTTCAATTCGCTGCGGATCGAAGACGGGTCGTTTGTTAACATGTCGCTGCCCATTGTGTTGGCGATTGACGACGAGACTAAGGAGAGAATCGGGTCCTCGAATAATGTCGGGCTGGTCGGCCCGGGTGGAGATTTGGTTGGTGTATTAAGCAG CATTGAGATTTACAAGCATAACAAAGAAGAAAGGATTGCTAGGACTTGGGGGTCAACAGCCCCGGGGTTGCCATACGTTGAGGAGGTGATCACTCCGGCTGGAAACTGGCTTATTGGCGGAGATTTGGAAGTACTAGACCGTGTCAAATATAATGACGGGCTTGATCACTACAGGCTCTCTCCTCAACAGCTCCGGAAAGAATTTGACAGGCGTCAAGCTGACGCAGTTTTTGCTTTTCAGTTGAGAAATCCCGTACATAATGGCCATGCTTTGTTGATGAACGACACACGCAGGCGACTCTTGGACATGGGATACAAGAATCCAATTCTGTTGCTTCATCCTTTGGGAGGTTTCACAAAGCCTGACGATGTGCCATTGGATGTTCGGATGGAGCAACATAGCAAG GTCCTAGAAGATGGAGTTCTTGACCCTGAAACTACTATTGTGGGTATATTCCCATCACCTATGCACTACGCAGGTCCAACTGAAGTACAGTGGCATGCCAAAGCTCGGATAAATGCAGGAGCAAATTTCTACATTGTGGGCCGTGATCCTGCTGGTATGGGACACCCCACAGAGAAGAGGGATTTATATGACCCTGATCATGGGAAAAAGGTGTTAAGCATGGCTCCCGGGCTCGAAAAGCTCAATATTTTGCCTTTCAGG GTGGCAGCTTATGACACTGTGGAAAAGAAGATGGCATTTTTTGATCCTTCACGCGCTAAAGATTTCCTCTTCATCTCTGGAACCAAG ATGCGTGCTTATGCAAAGAGCGGCGAAAACCCTCCTGATGGTTTTATGTGTCCCTCGGGATGGAAGGTTCTCGTCAACTATTACAAGAGCTTGCAAACAGAAGAGGCATCACAGCAACAAGCTGTGTTATCTACTTAG